The window tcaaatacacatatttactcttattaattacttttcacattatcacatttatttgtatttagtGCTTTTcccattataattatttactcatatcattttttatttattatattcacaaTATAATAGTACTTGATAAAAAATACTCCTATGATATAACACgagatgacaaaaaaaatcatgaaaattgaaaggaTTTAATGTTGAGAAATTTTCTTGCATTAgatataaattagaattagcTGGATCACTTgacatattaaaataacaaataaaaattaattaaataaattgtcatataaaataaatattttaaagcgtaACATAggttataagaaaaaaaaagagaattaattaaatcactTATCATGTAAAGTGAATATTTCTTATGAGAAATTTTCTACCATGgatataaattagaattagttAGATCACTTGATGTATTAAAATAGGCTAGATGACAATTGAAAACCAAAATCACTGTCACCTTTGCTCTTGCTTTGCCTCGACATATCAGTTTGAGCACTATCTTTCTTTGGGGTTGTATGTCCTTTCTCATCTCAAGGCCTTGTGAAATTTGTCCTTGTGGCAAAAACGCTGCTTAGGGAACAGGGCATCAGAATCCTCATGAATTCAAGTAGTCTTCCCAGCCATGTTTTCCGAGCTTATCATCCTTTACCAAAACTTCATCCCTCCTATCTTCTTGATATTGGGCCATCCTACACGAGGAAGGATGTAACAGGTCACGTCATTAGTTTGAacttgaagaaagaaaaaagaaagactcTGCTTTAAATAGAGAGCGAGACTCACCTAGCCTGCAAGTTGATGTCACTAATTCCTAATAACCTTACTGCAAGCAGACCAGCATTTGTAGCATTATTTATTGCTACGGTCGCAACTGGAACTCCCCTGGGCATCTAAAAAGTATAGACAAATAGGAGTTGAATATTCATAATCATGCCCGAATGGCTATAACATTTaggagtaaaaatataaaagagcATATTTCGTGAAAAAGTCTCcggttcaattttttatattgactCTAGTTTTTAAGTTGTTCTTTGTTCAATGTTTTAAAACAATACTTGAAATGTTTGATTAAGAGAATCTCTACAGCTGTTAACACGGATAAGCGAAACGTAAATACTCTGGGTTGTTCTGGTAAGTTTATCACCAATAggagtttgatgtaatgtttggaaaaatgatcaatgcatatgtaatattttcaatttttaaatcgtGTCTTGTAAGGTAAAACaacaacatatacatatacatatacatatacatatatatatatatatatgtatgtatcttATGTAGAGATGAATTAAGGCATCAATGAATAGGTTCCTACTTTGATTACTATAACAAACAAGTACATTACTTCAAAATAATCTTACAAGTTCACATATCATGGAAATCTTTGGTATCATCAAGTTTATCATCATTAACTTGTAGAACAGCAGTAAAACAACCTTTCGAGATTTGTAGTACTCCTAGAAATCATTGTAGCTGGCTTTTTCTGCAGGATGCTTTTGtaaacatttttcttttccatattTAAATCCTATAATACTGGAAGAAATGCTTAAATAAGACATTATTATGTGCTAGGAGTAAAAACGGTCATAACCTCCTCACTCCATATAGATATAAAGATATAAAGACCACcaagtaatattaattttttccatctcCAATGACTAATTGTATCACATCACACCCCTAAACTTTCACAATCGCCACAGGTATTTTGGTCAGTAACCATTTGTATTGATGTCAGtattctctttttaaaatggaAGGAGGGCTATTGTAAACAGATCACTTTCCGTGTGGATCTAagtgtaaaatttcaaagtttgagggagtaaatttaattatgctTATCTCGAAGGGCTTCTTGGTACATTTATGCATTTGTATGCGCAATTGCTACTGCATCCTTACAGCTTGATTGAAACCTGGAGACTGTACAGTACCTCTTATATCAATTAACTAGTTTAAGTGAGACAAGACAGCAGAAGGTACAAGATGCAAACGCAGGTTCAGCCCCAACGACAATTCAAAAGGCCAGAAATGTTGCAACAACCAGTTGAACACAGATCAAGATTGACAATGGATCCACTATGCTCACCTAGTTCACCAATAATTTCCTCAGCTTGTTCTGTCTTCTTACATTGCGTTCTTTCCCAAGTCCAATAATAGTACAAGTTAATATTGGTCGTTAAGGGCAATTCGTCCATTTATATTTCAGTACAATGTAGTCTTAAAgccttgtgtttttttatgtttaccCAAGTTACCAAGTAAAAGCTGCAATTCGAGGTAATCTCTATGGTAAACCATATCCTGACTGTTCTCCTATGTCTTGACACATTCATTTGATAGTTACGAAGTTATGCTTTCTTACAGTTATGTTCTTTTATAGCATTCAGCTCCCAAACAATCTTGTCAGACTCTGAAGTAAGAAACGCAGTAGTAGGTAAccagaaaaaagataaaggaaCAAGTACCTGTACAATAGACAAGAGGGAGTCAAGTCCATCTAATGTAGATGCACGAACAGGGACACCAATGACAGGCAGTGGGGTCAATGCAGCTACCATGCCTAATTCAAGTGTACAAGGTCACCAAATGTTTGCTCCATTAAATCCGACAAAGTAGACATATCATGTATTAATATAAGAGACCTGGCAAGTGTGCGGCACCTCCAGCACCAGCAATGATAACCTGGATACCACGCTCCCGAGCAGATGAAGCGTAAGAAAACATCAATTCAGGGGTGCGGTGAGCGGAAACTATTCTTACCTGTAAAACAACATTGAATTTAAGGCCAATAAGTGTTGATATTACAAACAACCATCTCTGTGCTGTCAACAAAATCGCTAAGTTCAGTTTATGTAACCTCTGCAGGCACATTGAACTCTCTCAGAATTGTGGCAGCATCCTTCATAACAGGAAGGTCAGAATCAGAGCCCATTATGATCCCAACACGTGGTGCCGCTGCAGTAGGAGAATTAACAGTTATAGGAAAGGTGGTCAGAAGAAAAACTGCAGATTAAAACAAACCGCTACTGCTAAAAAAGCCACAGCCACAATTTCATTGATGACCTCCAGAGTGGTATAAATCC is drawn from Sesamum indicum cultivar Zhongzhi No. 13 unplaced genomic scaffold, S_indicum_v1.0 scaffold00256, whole genome shotgun sequence and contains these coding sequences:
- the LOC105179969 gene encoding phosphoribosylaminoimidazole carboxylase, chloroplastic isoform X2, with amino-acid sequence MRKQRKMGHITLVGPSMGIIEARLKSMLSEETEDDQPPAAPRVGIIMGSDSDLPVMKDAATILREFNVPAEVRIVSAHRTPELMFSYASSARERGIQVIIAGAGGAAHLPGMVAALTPLPVIGVPVRASTLDGLDSLLSIVQMPRGVPVATVAINNATNAGLLAVRLLGISDINLQARMAQYQEDRRDEVLVKDDKLGKHGWEDYLNS